One window of Mauremys mutica isolate MM-2020 ecotype Southern chromosome 6, ASM2049712v1, whole genome shotgun sequence genomic DNA carries:
- the SIGMAR1 gene encoding sigma non-opioid intracellular receptor 1, whose protein sequence is MWALGPRALRAGLALLGLALLAQGLRSWVASRPFEFRPEEIAELGRHHAGLDHEQAFSKIIVELRKKHPGHILPDEDLQWVFVNAGGWMGSMCLLHASLTEYVLLFGTAVDTGGHSGRYWADISDTIISGTFRQWKEGTTRSEIYYPGDTIVHQSGEATAVQWSAGTWMVEYGRGFIPSTLMFALADTIFSTQDFGTLFCTLRVYARALLLEAGAYFSHLVQ, encoded by the exons ATGTGGGCGCTGGGGCCGCGGGCGCTGCGGGCCGGGCTGGCGCTGCTGGGCCTGgcgctgctggcccaggggctgcggagCTGGGTCGCCTCCCGCCCCTTCGAGTTCCGGCCCGAGGAGATCGCGGAGCTCGGCCGGCACCACGCGG GCTTGGACCATGAGCAGGCCTTCTCCAAGATCATCGTGGAGCTGCGGAAGAAGCACCCAGGCCACATCCTGCCGGACGAGGACCTGCAGTGGGTGTTTGTCAACGCGGGTGGGTGGATGGGCTCCATGTGCCTGCTCCATGCCTCGCTCACCGAGTACGTGCTGCTCTTCGGGACGGCCGTCGACACCGGGGGGCACTCGG GTCGGTACTGGGCTGACATCTCTGACACCATCATCTCGGGGACCTTCAGGCAGTGGAAGGAGGGGACGACCAGAAGTGAAATCTATTACCCAG GGGACACCATAGTGCACCAATCCGGAGAGGCCACGGCTGTCCAGTGGAGCGCCGGCACCTGGATGGTGGAGTACGGCCGTGGCTTCATCCCCTCCACCCTCATGTTCGCCTTGGCCGACACCATCTTCAGCACTCAGGACTTCGGCACCCTCTTCTGCACCCTCCGGGTTTATGCCAGAGCCTTACTCCTGGAAGCAGGTGCCTACTTCAGCCACCTGGTCCAGTGA
- the GALT gene encoding galactose-1-phosphate uridylyltransferase isoform X1 encodes MEAASESESSGPAAGPFQPSEHQHVRYNPLRDDWVLVSAHRMRRPWQGQVEKPPQEDVPRCDLSNPLCPGAVRANGEVNPQYTSTFVFDNDFPALQPDAPEPDACDHPLFQAASARGVCKVMCFHPWSDLTLPLMSLAEIRAVIDKWAELAVELGASYPWVQIFENKGAMMGCSNPHPHCQVWASNFLPNEARLEERTQRQHLQEHGVPLLLEYARLEAQRKERLVVENAHWLVVVPYWAVWPFQTLLLPRRHVCRLQELSDSERDSLASIMKRLLTKYDNLFEVSFPYSMGWHGAPTGPHLGADSGHWQLHAHYYPPLLRSAAVRKFMVGYEMLAQAQRDLTPEQAAERLRALPEEHYRGRPREAA; translated from the exons ATGGAGGCGGCTTCGGAGTCCGAGAGttcggggccggcggccgggccCTTCCAGCCCAGCG AGCACCAGCACGTCCGCTATAACCCCCTGCGGGATGACTGGGTGCTGGTGTCCGCCCACCGGATGAGGCGTCCCTGGCAGGGGCAGGTGGAGAAACCCCCGCAAGAGGACGTCCCTCGCTGTGACCTGTCCAACCCGCTGTGCCCTGGAGCAGTGCGAGCCAACGGGGAG GTGAATCCGCAGTACACGAGCACCTTTGTCTTTGACAATGACTTCCCAGCACTGCAGCCGGACGCCCCGGAACCCG ATGCCTGCGACCACCCCTTGTTCCAGGCTGCATCCGCCCGAGGAGTCTG CAAGGTCATGTGCTTCCATCCTTGGTCTGACCTGACACTGCCGCTcatgtcgctggcagagatccgGGCAGTGATTGACAAGTGGGCGGAGCTCGCGGTGGAGCTGGGCGCTTCTTATCCCTGGGTGCAG ATATTTGAGAACAAAGGGGCCATGATGGGCTGCTCCAACCCTCACCCTCACTGCCAG gtcTGGGCCAGTAACTTCCTCCCCAACGAagcccggctggaggagcggaCGCAGCGGCAGCACCTCCAGGAGCACGGCGTGCCCTTGCTGCTGGAGTACGCCCGGCTGGAGGCCCAGAGGAAG GAGCGGCTGGTGGTGGAGAACGCGCACTGGCTGGTGGTGGTCCCCTATTGGGCTGTGTGGCCGTtccagaccctgctcctgccccgccGTCACGTCTGCCGCCTCCAGGAGCTCAGCGACAGCGAGAGAGACA GTCTGGCCTCCATCATGAAAAGGCTCCTCACCAAGTACGACAACCTCTTTGAGGTTTCCTTCCCCTACTCCATGGGCTGGCATG GTGCCCCCACGGGGCCTCACTTGGGAGCAGACTCTGGGCACTGGCAGCTTCACGCCCACTACTACCCGCCCCTCCTCCGCTCGGCCGCCGTCCGCAAGTTCATGGTGGGCTACGAGATGCTGGCGCAGGCTCAGCGGGACCTGACGCCAGAGCAG GCCGCCGAGCGCCTGAGGGCGCTGCCCGAGGAGCATTACAGGGGGAGGCCGCGGGAGGCGGCGTGA
- the GALT gene encoding galactose-1-phosphate uridylyltransferase isoform X2 yields MRRPWQGQVEKPPQEDVPRCDLSNPLCPGAVRANGEVNPQYTSTFVFDNDFPALQPDAPEPDACDHPLFQAASARGVCKVMCFHPWSDLTLPLMSLAEIRAVIDKWAELAVELGASYPWVQIFENKGAMMGCSNPHPHCQVWASNFLPNEARLEERTQRQHLQEHGVPLLLEYARLEAQRKERLVVENAHWLVVVPYWAVWPFQTLLLPRRHVCRLQELSDSERDSLASIMKRLLTKYDNLFEVSFPYSMGWHGAPTGPHLGADSGHWQLHAHYYPPLLRSAAVRKFMVGYEMLAQAQRDLTPEQAAERLRALPEEHYRGRPREAA; encoded by the exons ATGAGGCGTCCCTGGCAGGGGCAGGTGGAGAAACCCCCGCAAGAGGACGTCCCTCGCTGTGACCTGTCCAACCCGCTGTGCCCTGGAGCAGTGCGAGCCAACGGGGAG GTGAATCCGCAGTACACGAGCACCTTTGTCTTTGACAATGACTTCCCAGCACTGCAGCCGGACGCCCCGGAACCCG ATGCCTGCGACCACCCCTTGTTCCAGGCTGCATCCGCCCGAGGAGTCTG CAAGGTCATGTGCTTCCATCCTTGGTCTGACCTGACACTGCCGCTcatgtcgctggcagagatccgGGCAGTGATTGACAAGTGGGCGGAGCTCGCGGTGGAGCTGGGCGCTTCTTATCCCTGGGTGCAG ATATTTGAGAACAAAGGGGCCATGATGGGCTGCTCCAACCCTCACCCTCACTGCCAG gtcTGGGCCAGTAACTTCCTCCCCAACGAagcccggctggaggagcggaCGCAGCGGCAGCACCTCCAGGAGCACGGCGTGCCCTTGCTGCTGGAGTACGCCCGGCTGGAGGCCCAGAGGAAG GAGCGGCTGGTGGTGGAGAACGCGCACTGGCTGGTGGTGGTCCCCTATTGGGCTGTGTGGCCGTtccagaccctgctcctgccccgccGTCACGTCTGCCGCCTCCAGGAGCTCAGCGACAGCGAGAGAGACA GTCTGGCCTCCATCATGAAAAGGCTCCTCACCAAGTACGACAACCTCTTTGAGGTTTCCTTCCCCTACTCCATGGGCTGGCATG GTGCCCCCACGGGGCCTCACTTGGGAGCAGACTCTGGGCACTGGCAGCTTCACGCCCACTACTACCCGCCCCTCCTCCGCTCGGCCGCCGTCCGCAAGTTCATGGTGGGCTACGAGATGCTGGCGCAGGCTCAGCGGGACCTGACGCCAGAGCAG GCCGCCGAGCGCCTGAGGGCGCTGCCCGAGGAGCATTACAGGGGGAGGCCGCGGGAGGCGGCGTGA